In Deltaproteobacteria bacterium, a single genomic region encodes these proteins:
- a CDS encoding response regulator gives MERKRILVVDDEEPFVRFVKTALEKTGVYEVCAETVAGQALETARTFRPNFIFMDVAMPGLDGGDVVAQIRAIPALKGVPVVFLTGTASKNEVGEQGGMIGGREFLAKPVTVMDLITTVARHIGPGSA, from the coding sequence ATGGAAAGGAAACGGATTCTCGTGGTGGATGACGAAGAGCCCTTTGTCCGATTCGTGAAGACCGCGCTGGAAAAGACGGGGGTTTACGAAGTCTGCGCCGAAACGGTGGCAGGGCAGGCCTTGGAGACCGCCAGGACGTTCAGGCCGAATTTCATTTTCATGGACGTGGCGATGCCGGGGCTCGACGGCGGGGATGTCGTCGCCCAAATCCGGGCAATCCCGGCCTTAAAGGGGGTGCCCGTCGTCTTTTTAACCGGAACTGCTTCCAAAAATGAAGTGGGCGAACAGGGGGGGATGATCGGCGGGCGCGAATTTTTGGCCAAGCCGGTTACCGTCATGGATCTCATCACCACCGTGGCGCGGCATATAGGCCCCGGATCCGCC